The nucleotide window CCGGCGATGCGTTCGCGGGTGGCCTGCTCGGGTATCTTGCGCGCTGCGGTTCGATCGCGGGACCGGAGTTGAGGCGCGCCGTCGTCTACGGCTGTGCGCTCGGTTCCTTCGCATGCGAAGCTTTCGGCGCGCGCCGCATGGTGACTCTCACCATGGCCGAAGTGGAGGACCGCGTGCGAAGCTTCGGGACGCTCACGAGATTCGATGTTCCAGCAGAGGCTTAACGGAAACATGAACGACGGATTGACGTACCGGGACGCCGGCGTGAACCTTGAGGCGGCCCGCGCGACGAAGGCCCGGATCTCCCGGCTCGTACAGGGAACCCGGACGGATGCCGTGAGCTCGGACTTCGGCTCGTTCGGAGGGCGGTTCCGGGCGACTCCTGGCCGGGAACTCGTGGCGAGCGCCGATGGTGTCGGGACGAAGCTGAAGATCGCCTTCATGGCGGAGCGGCACGACACGGTGGGCGCCGATCTCGTGAACCACTGCGTCAACGACATCCTCGTCGAAGGCGCCCGGCCTCTCATCTTCATGGATTACGTCGCCTGCGGCGTGCTGGACCCGGACACGGTGACGAGCGTCGTGTCGGGACTCGCTGCTGCCTGTAAGGCGAACGGCTGCGCGCTGCTCGGGGGAGAGACCGCAGAGATGCCGGATTTCTACGCGCCGGGGGAATACGACCTCGCCGGGTTCGTGGTGGGCGAGATCGTCTACCCGGAGCTGTCCCGCAGAAGCCTGGAGCCGGGGGACCGTCTCATCGGACTCGCATCGAGCGGCATCCACACCAACGGCTACAGCTTCGTGCGCGCCCTCTTCTTCGACCGCCTCGGACTCGGGGCCCACGACCCCTTCCCCGGGGGCGAGGGCTCCGTGTCGGACGTCCTCCTGCGTCCTCACCGGAGTTACCTGTCGACCCTCGAGCGCAGCCTCGATGGGGGCCGCGTGCGGGCGCTCGCCCACATCACGGGCGGCGGAATCCCGGGGAACGTGGACCGGGTCATCGGACGGGATATCGATGCGGTGGTGCGCACCGACCGTTGGCCGCGGCCACACGAGTTCGACGTCATCGCGCGCGAGAGCGGAGCAGACGAGGCGGAACTCTTCTCCACCTTCAACATGGGCGTGGGGATGGTCGCGGTCGTGCGCGAGAGGGACGCCGAGGACGTGCTCGACGAGATTCGTGACGCCGGCTGCGAGGCTTTCCTGTGCGGTGAACTCGTCGCGGGGAGCGGCAGGGTACACCTGGAGAGTTCATGACGGCGCGGGGATTCGACCCCATCGCCGGCGCTCCGCCGAGCCGCACGGAGGACCTGCGGCACATGCGCGAGGCGTTGGCTGTGGCACCGCGCGGACAGGGTCGCGTGTCGCCCAATCCACTCGTGGGCGCGGTCGTAGCCCGGGGGAACCAGGTCTTCGGCACGGGGTGGCACGCGGAGTACGGCGGCGATCATGCGGAAATCATGGCGCTGCGGGAGGCCGGGCCCCGTGCGGCGGGTGCAACGCTGTACGTCACGCTCGAGCCGTGCCGCCATGAAGGGCTGACACCCCCGTGCACCACCGCCATCATTCGCTCCGGCGTGCGGCGCGTCGTGATCGCCTGCCGGGATCCCAATCCGGAGGCGCGCCACGGGGCGGAGGATCTGCGCCAGGCCGGCCTGGACGTCGAAATCGGGATCGAGGAGAACGCCGCGAAACGGCTGAACGCCGCCTTTCTCTGGTTTCACCGGAAGTGGGTGCCCTTCGGTTCGCTCAAACTCGCGCTCTCTCTCGACGCGAAGCTCGGAGAGGAGAGCGTTCGCACGCCGGTGACCGGCATACGGGCGCTGGACGAGGTCCACCGTCTCCGCTCCTGTCACGATGCGATCCTGATCGGTTCCAACACGATCGAGATCGACGATCCCCTGCTCACGGCCCGTGGAGAGGTCGTGCCGCGAGTACCGCCCGTCCGGGCGATCCTGGACACCACCCTCCGACTCCGAACGTCGAGTCAGCTCGTGCGCACGGCCTCCCAGGCGCCGGTATGGGCCTTCGCCGACCCCGAGTCGGACGGATTCGAAGCGCGCGCGGGTCCGCTCCGCGATGCGGGCGTGGAGGTCATCGGAGTCCCGCGGAGTGAGGACCACAGGCTGGACCTGGGCGCAGTGTGGAACGAAATGGCCATCCGCGGCGTGCTCTCGGTACTCGTCGAGGGTGGGGGGCAGGTCGCCGCATCGCTGCTGCGCGACGGGCACATTCAGAGGATCCATGCCTTCATCGCCCCCATGTTCTACGGGCGGGATGGCGTACCGGCGTTTCCGGGTCTCGAGCCGTCGGCGGCCGGCGACTGGCTGCCGGTGCAGCGAGAGTCGCTGGGGCAGGACACGCAGATCGTGTTCGAGCACCGTGAGCTCCAGGAAACCCTGGACAACCTCTGAGCGGCGGGACTCGTGTTCACCGGAATCATACGGGCGGTCGGCGAGGTCGCGGGCCGTGAGCGCCGGAACACCGGGCTTCGCCTGACGATCGCCCGCGTCCCGTTTCTCGAACGGCTCCAGGACGGAGATTCGGTGTCGCTGGCGGGCGTGTGCACGACGGTCGTCGCTCTCGGGGAGGAGACGTTCGATGTCGACGTCGTCGAGGCGACGCTGGAGCGGACCACGGTCGGGAGGTGGCGGGTCGGCGATCCCGTGAACCTCGAACCTGCGCTCTGCGCGGGGGATCCGTTCGGCGGGCACATGGTACAGGGACACGTCGATGGGGTGGGGACCGTGGCGGCGGCGAGGTGGAAAGGCGAGTCGGGCCTGCTCGAGATCGAACTCCCGGACGCCCTCGAGAGGGTGACCGTGCCGCAGGGCTCCTTCGCGGTCGATGGCGTGAGTCTCACGGTCAACCGCCTGACCGGGACCATCGCGCGTTTCGCCATCATCCCATATACATGGACCCACACGACCCTGGGGCGCCTCGTGGCTGGCGCGAACGTCAACGTCGAGGCGGATCTGATCGGCAAGCACGTGGCGCGTGCCCTCCGACCGCACGCGGCCCCGGAGGATTAGTCGGTTCCCGTTCAAATGGTCACCGAGAAAGGGCTTCGGCTGGCGGACATGCCCGCACACACGGTGGAAGCGGCGATCGCGCGTATCCGTCAAGGCGGACTCGTGATCATCGCGGACGATGAGGATCGCGAGAACGAGGGGGACCTCGTGTGCGCGGCCGCGCTCGCGACGCCCGAGACGATCAACTTCATGGCCAGGCACGCGCGGGGACTCATTTGTCTCGCGATGCCCGATGAGATGGCCGATCGCCTCGATCTCCCGCTCATGACGGACGACCGGCTGGCGGACCCCAACAAGACGGCGTTCACCGTGTCGATCGATGCCCGCCAGGACTTCGGCGTGTCGACCGGGATCTCCGCGCAGGATCGCGCCCGGACCATCCGCGTCGCCGTGGATCCCCAGACCCGGCCCACGGACCTCATGCGGCCGGGCCACGTCTTCCCGCTCCGCTCCCGGCCCGGCGGCGTGCTCCAGCGCGTGGGTCAGACGGAGGCGTCCGTCGATCTCGCCCGGCTCGCCGGGCTCACGCCGGCGGGCGTGATCTGCGAGATCCTGAACGAGGATGGGACGATGGCGCGCCGTCCCGAACTCGAGAAGTTCGCGGAGGAGCACGACCTTCCCTTCATCACGGTGGCCGCCCTCGTCTCCCACCGACTGCGCACGGAGAGTCTCGTACGGCGCGTCGCCGAAGCGGATCTCCCCACGCCGTGGGGCGATTTCCGCATCGTCGGGTACGCGAACGAGGTGGATGGGCGCGAACACGTCGCCCTGGTGCGCGGCGACGTGGCGGGGGCGGAAGATGTCCTGGTCCGCGTTCACTCGCGTTGCCTGACGGGCGATGTGTTCCACTCGCACCGCTGCGATTGCGGGAGCCAGCTCGAGGCTGCGATGCGGATGGTCGTGGAGGCCGACGCCGGGGTCATCGTCTATCTCGACCAGGAAGGGCGGGGGATCGGACTCCTGAACAAGCTCCGAGCGTACGAACTGCAGGACGAAGGCCACGACACGGTCGAAGCGAACGAGGCGCTCGGCTTTCCGCCCGACCTCCGGAACTACGGCATCGGGGCCCAGATCCTCGTGGATCTGGGGTTGCACTCGATCAGGGTCCTGACGAACAACCCGAAGAAACTCGCGGGGCTGGAGGGGTTCGGCCTCGTGATCCGCGACCGTCTGCCGCTCGAGTTCGGCGGGGTCGATGACCGGCTGGTCCGCTATCTTCGCACGAAGCGCGAGAAGCTGGGACACCTGACCGGATCCGCGTGAGAGACGGGTCGGACACTCCTCGAGGCGGCCGCCCCGACGGGTTCCCGCGTGGGCGCCTGAAGGAGTTCGAGGGCGCGGCTTCGGGAGGCGGCCGGACGGTCTGCATCCTCGTCAGCCGGTTCAACTCCCGGGTCACCGAACTTCTGCTGGAAGGCGCCGTACGGACGGCCCTCGAATGCGGCGTGGCCGAGGAGGATGTCGATATCGTGTACGTCCCCGGCGCCTGGGAACTGCCGCTGGCCGCGCAACGGGCCGCCGCGCGCGGATACGCCGGCATCGTCGCGCTGGGCTGCGTGATTCGCGGGGAAACCGCGCACTTCGACCACGTGAGCCGCGCGGCCACCGACGGCCTCGCCAAGGTACAGCTTGACTCGGGCGTGCCGGTCGGTCTCGGCGTGCTCACGCCCGACACGGTGGAGCAGGCGCTCGCGCGGGCCGGAGGCGAACTCGGAAACGCCGGTTCGGAGGCGGCCCGCGCGGCGCTTCGCATGGCCGACCTCCACGAAGGGCTGGGTGCGTGAGGCCGACCGCCCGCACGCACGTCCATTCGCGAGCGCGGAGCTGGGCGTTGAACCTCCTCTATGCGTGGGAAGTGGGCGGAGAGGGCACGCCGCTCGAGCACGCGGCGCAGAGCCTCGTCCACCGTCGCATGTCCGAACGCTACCGCCCCCACGTCCGGCGCCTGCTCGAGACCGCGGGCCGCCACCTTGCCGAGGTCGACGCGACGATCGCTCATCATGCCTCGAACTGGCGGATCGAGCGCCTGCACGCCATCGACCGCAACATCCTCCGAATCGGGATCGTGGAGCTGTTATGGTTCGAAGATGTGCCGCCGAGGGTCGCGATTCATGAAGCTCTGAAGCTGGCGCGCCGGTACGGCAGTCCCGACAGTCCACGTTTTCTCAACGGCGTGCTCGACGCGGTGCTGAAGGCGCGGGAGGCCGGGTCCTGAGCGAATCCATGGCGCGGCCGCTCCGGATCCTCCTGCTCAACTGGCAGGACCGGGAGAACCCCGAGGCCGGCGGCGCCGAGGTGCACCTCCACGAGATCTTCGGCCGGCTCGCGGCCCGCGGACACCTCGTGCGGGGCGTCGTGAGCGGGTGGCCGGGCGCGGCCCCGTCCGCGACGCTCGATGGCATCGACTTCCAGCGGGTCGGAAACCGGCACAGCTACGCGTGGCGAGCCCGGCGGGCCGCGCGGACCGTCGTGCACGACTTCGCCCCGGATGTACTCGTCGAAGACATCAACAAGATCCCGCTTTACTCGCCTCGGTGGGCCGGCGTCCCCGTGGTCGCACTCGTTCCGCACCTGTTTGGGGCGACGGCCTACGCGGAAGTGTCCATCCCGGTCGCGACGGCGGTCTGGGCCGCGGAACGAGCGATTCCCGGCGTCTATCGCCACTGCCCCTTCCAGGCGATCTCGGAAAGCACCGCGCTCGACCTCACGAAGCGAGGCCTGCTGGCACGCGATATCACAGTCATCCCGCCCGGCATCGACCACGACACCTTTCGTCCGGATGCGGCGACGGAGCGTGCGGAAGCACCGACGCTGCTCTATGTGGGCCGCCTCAAGCGCTACAAGGGACTCGATGTTCTGTTCGAGGCGCTGTCGCGGCTGAGCGGCCGGCTGCCGGACGCAAGGCTCGTCATCGCGGGCCACGGCAGCGACGAGCGTCGCCTCCGAGGGCTCGTACGGCGGGCGGAACTCTCGCACCGCGTACGCTTTCTGGGGTACATCTCCGAGGAGGAGAAGGTCGCCTGGCTGCGTCGGGCCTGGGCCGTGGTCTATCCCTCTCCGAAGGAAGGGTGGGGAATGACGAATGTGGAGGCGGCCGCGTGCGGGACACCGGTGATCGCTAGCGATTCACCCGGGCTGCGGGAGTCGGTGGTGGCGGGGGAGTCGGGAGTGCTCGCCCCGCACGGGGAGGCCGCGGCGTGGGCGGCTGCGATCCGCGAAGTTCTTGAGGAGCCGTCGCTGCGCGAACGGCTCGGAAGGGGCGGGGTCGTCCACGCGGCCCGTTTCTCGTGGTCGCGTGCAGCGGATGAGACGGAAGCGCACCTTTACCAGTCACTCGAACCCCGATGAGGACCGATGCGAACCATCGTCACCGCGCGTAACACCGATGTCTCCGACATTCGCGAGATCATCGAGACGCGCTTTACGAACCTGACTCGTTTCGAGCCGCGCGCGTCGAAGGCCGAGATCGTATTCACCGGAGAGAAGACGCAGGTGCGCGCGGCGGCCGTGATCAGCGTCGACCGCGCCCGCCCCGTGCACGGGGAGGCGGCGGGCCCCGACCCCCGCACGGCGCTCGATCGGCTCGCGGACAAGCTGGGAAACCAGCTCCGCCGCAACCACGACCGCTACAACCAGCGCTCGGCGCCGCCGATGGATGAGCTGTTCGGAAGTCCCTTTGAAGCGGGCGGAGAAGGCGAGTGACCCTCACGGTCGCGTCGCTGCTCCGGCGCAAGCGGGAGGCGTTTTCGCTCACGGTCGTGGCTGGCGAGTCCGGCCTCGAGCGCGGGATCGAGGTGCCGGAAGTCTCGTCGCCGGGACTCGCGCTGGCGGGCTACCGGGAGCGCTTCGTCTCCCAGCGCGTGCTCATCTTCGGCGAAACGGAGATCGCCTATCTCGAGAGCCTGCGCGCCTCGGAACGCGCCGCCGCCCTCACGTTCGTGTTCGAGTCCGGGGTTCCCTGCGCGATCATCACCAAGAGCCAGGCGCCGCCGAAGGAACTCGTCTCCGCGGCGGAGGCGGCCGGCGTGACCGTGCTCGAAACGCCGCTGAAGACGGGCGACTTCTACCGGAGGCTGCAGCCCTATCTCGAGGAGGAATTCGCGCCGCGGACTTCCCTCCACGGCTCTCTCGCGGACGTGTACGGGATCGGCCTCCTCTTCATCGGGCCCTCGGGCATCGGCAAGAGCGAGTGCGTGCTCGATCTCGTGGAGAGGGGGCACCGCCTCGTCGCCGACGATCTCATCCTCGTGCACCGCCGCCAGAGCGACATCCTTCTGGGACGCGCCCACGAACACCAGCGTCATCACATGGAGATCCGGGGCGTGGGCATCATCGATGTGCGCGCCATGTTCGGGATCCGGGCCGTGCGTCAGCAGAAGCGGATCGAGGTCGTCGTCGAACTCGAAGTCTGGGGAGAGCGGGACGACTACGATCGAACGGGCCTCGAGGCGGAGGAGTGCGAGATCCTGGGCGTGAAGCTGCCGAAGGTCCGCATCCCGCTGAACCCGGGCAAGAACATCACGGTCATCGCCGAAGTCGTGGCCATGAACCACCTCCTCCGCTATTCTGGGGAGGACCCGGCGGCGGCCTTCGAGCGCGACCTCATCGAGCGCATGCGGCCGGTGCGCGACTATCTCGAATCCGATGACGAATAGCCGGGTTCGCGGCGTCGTCGTGGCGCACGCGGAACTTGCACATGCCCTCGTGTCCGCCGTCGAAGCCATCAGCGGCATCAGGGGCGCGCTGCACGCCGTGAGCAACGAAGGTCTGGCGCCCGACGAACTCGCCGAGATCATCGGAGAGGCGGCGGGCGGCGGGGAGGCCATCCTCTTCGCGGATCTTGCGGGCGGCAGTTGCGGCCTGGCCAGCCTTCGGCATGTGCGGGAGAGCGGGGGCGGCGCGTGGATCACGGGCGTCAACCTTCCGATGCTGCTCGACTTCGTCTTTCATCGCGAAATGCCGCTCGAGGCGCTCGTCCCCCGCCTTCTCCGGAAGGGACAGGCCGGACAGCGCACGCACCCGTCCCCGCCGGCCGGGACCGACTGAGCCGGACGCGTGCCGCTCGAACTCCTGCGGATCGATGAGCGTCTGATCCACGGCCAGGTGCTCGTGGGCTGGGGGCGTCCCCTGGACCTCGATTTCTACATCATCGTCGATGAAGCCCTCGCCTCGAGCGAATGGGAGCAGGAACTCTGGGCCAGCGCGCTCGCCGACGAGGAGCGCGCCGAGTTTCTCGGGGTGGACGAGGCGGCGCGGCGCTTCGGGGAGCTGAGCTCCCGGGTGGAGAGGGGCGCGCTCCTGACGCGGGACACGGCCACGATGCGGGCGCTGGCGGAGCGTGGCTGCCTCGACGGACGGACGGTGAACGTGGGAGGGGTGTACGCCGCGGGAGGGCGAAAGAAGATTCTCGACTACGTATATCTCTCCCCGGAAGAGGTCGAGGACCTGCGGGCGATCGGTGAGCACGCTTCCGTGAGCGCCCGGAACCTCCCCACCGCACCCGAGGTCCGTCTCGACGCGCGGAAGCTCCGATGACGGGGGTTGAACTCACGGTCGGCGACTGGGCGCTGGCCTGTCTGCTCGGTGCGGTCATCGGTCTCGACGAGGTGTCCTGGCCGCAGGCCATGTGGTCCCGGCCCGTCGTGGCGGGTACGCTGGGAGGTGTGCTCTTCGGGGCGCCCGCCGCAGGTTGCCTGATCGGAGTGTGGCTGGAACTCGTCCTTTCGCGGCATCCGCCCTTCGGCGGCGCGCGGCACCCGGAAACGGGGCCGGCCTCCTTCACGGCCGGTGCGGCATACGCGGT belongs to Candidatus Palauibacter australiensis and includes:
- a CDS encoding PTS sugar transporter subunit IIB, encoding MPLELLRIDERLIHGQVLVGWGRPLDLDFYIIVDEALASSEWEQELWASALADEERAEFLGVDEAARRFGELSSRVERGALLTRDTATMRALAERGCLDGRTVNVGGVYAAGGRKKILDYVYLSPEEVEDLRAIGEHASVSARNLPTAPEVRLDARKLR
- a CDS encoding riboflavin synthase, with protein sequence MFTGIIRAVGEVAGRERRNTGLRLTIARVPFLERLQDGDSVSLAGVCTTVVALGEETFDVDVVEATLERTTVGRWRVGDPVNLEPALCAGDPFGGHMVQGHVDGVGTVAAARWKGESGLLEIELPDALERVTVPQGSFAVDGVSLTVNRLTGTIARFAIIPYTWTHTTLGRLVAGANVNVEADLIGKHVARALRPHAAPED
- a CDS encoding PTS sugar transporter; translated protein: MTNSRVRGVVVAHAELAHALVSAVEAISGIRGALHAVSNEGLAPDELAEIIGEAAGGGEAILFADLAGGSCGLASLRHVRESGGGAWITGVNLPMLLDFVFHREMPLEALVPRLLRKGQAGQRTHPSPPAGTD
- the purM gene encoding phosphoribosylformylglycinamidine cyclo-ligase, translated to MNDGLTYRDAGVNLEAARATKARISRLVQGTRTDAVSSDFGSFGGRFRATPGRELVASADGVGTKLKIAFMAERHDTVGADLVNHCVNDILVEGARPLIFMDYVACGVLDPDTVTSVVSGLAAACKANGCALLGGETAEMPDFYAPGEYDLAGFVVGEIVYPELSRRSLEPGDRLIGLASSGIHTNGYSFVRALFFDRLGLGAHDPFPGGEGSVSDVLLRPHRSYLSTLERSLDGGRVRALAHITGGGIPGNVDRVIGRDIDAVVRTDRWPRPHEFDVIARESGADEAELFSTFNMGVGMVAVVRERDAEDVLDEIRDAGCEAFLCGELVAGSGRVHLESS
- the ribH gene encoding 6,7-dimethyl-8-ribityllumazine synthase; translation: MKEFEGAASGGGRTVCILVSRFNSRVTELLLEGAVRTALECGVAEEDVDIVYVPGAWELPLAAQRAAARGYAGIVALGCVIRGETAHFDHVSRAATDGLAKVQLDSGVPVGLGVLTPDTVEQALARAGGELGNAGSEAARAALRMADLHEGLGA
- the ribD gene encoding bifunctional diaminohydroxyphosphoribosylaminopyrimidine deaminase/5-amino-6-(5-phosphoribosylamino)uracil reductase RibD yields the protein MTARGFDPIAGAPPSRTEDLRHMREALAVAPRGQGRVSPNPLVGAVVARGNQVFGTGWHAEYGGDHAEIMALREAGPRAAGATLYVTLEPCRHEGLTPPCTTAIIRSGVRRVVIACRDPNPEARHGAEDLRQAGLDVEIGIEENAAKRLNAAFLWFHRKWVPFGSLKLALSLDAKLGEESVRTPVTGIRALDEVHRLRSCHDAILIGSNTIEIDDPLLTARGEVVPRVPPVRAILDTTLRLRTSSQLVRTASQAPVWAFADPESDGFEARAGPLRDAGVEVIGVPRSEDHRLDLGAVWNEMAIRGVLSVLVEGGGQVAASLLRDGHIQRIHAFIAPMFYGRDGVPAFPGLEPSAAGDWLPVQRESLGQDTQIVFEHRELQETLDNL
- a CDS encoding HPF/RaiA family ribosome-associated protein — translated: MRTIVTARNTDVSDIREIIETRFTNLTRFEPRASKAEIVFTGEKTQVRAAAVISVDRARPVHGEAAGPDPRTALDRLADKLGNQLRRNHDRYNQRSAPPMDELFGSPFEAGGEGE
- a CDS encoding glycosyltransferase family 4 protein — its product is MARPLRILLLNWQDRENPEAGGAEVHLHEIFGRLAARGHLVRGVVSGWPGAAPSATLDGIDFQRVGNRHSYAWRARRAARTVVHDFAPDVLVEDINKIPLYSPRWAGVPVVALVPHLFGATAYAEVSIPVATAVWAAERAIPGVYRHCPFQAISESTALDLTKRGLLARDITVIPPGIDHDTFRPDAATERAEAPTLLYVGRLKRYKGLDVLFEALSRLSGRLPDARLVIAGHGSDERRLRGLVRRAELSHRVRFLGYISEEEKVAWLRRAWAVVYPSPKEGWGMTNVEAAACGTPVIASDSPGLRESVVAGESGVLAPHGEAAAWAAAIREVLEEPSLRERLGRGGVVHAARFSWSRAADETEAHLYQSLEPR
- the hprK gene encoding HPr(Ser) kinase/phosphatase; amino-acid sequence: MTLTVASLLRRKREAFSLTVVAGESGLERGIEVPEVSSPGLALAGYRERFVSQRVLIFGETEIAYLESLRASERAAALTFVFESGVPCAIITKSQAPPKELVSAAEAAGVTVLETPLKTGDFYRRLQPYLEEEFAPRTSLHGSLADVYGIGLLFIGPSGIGKSECVLDLVERGHRLVADDLILVHRRQSDILLGRAHEHQRHHMEIRGVGIIDVRAMFGIRAVRQQKRIEVVVELEVWGERDDYDRTGLEAEECEILGVKLPKVRIPLNPGKNITVIAEVVAMNHLLRYSGEDPAAAFERDLIERMRPVRDYLESDDE
- a CDS encoding bifunctional 3,4-dihydroxy-2-butanone-4-phosphate synthase/GTP cyclohydrolase II, which codes for MPAHTVEAAIARIRQGGLVIIADDEDRENEGDLVCAAALATPETINFMARHARGLICLAMPDEMADRLDLPLMTDDRLADPNKTAFTVSIDARQDFGVSTGISAQDRARTIRVAVDPQTRPTDLMRPGHVFPLRSRPGGVLQRVGQTEASVDLARLAGLTPAGVICEILNEDGTMARRPELEKFAEEHDLPFITVAALVSHRLRTESLVRRVAEADLPTPWGDFRIVGYANEVDGREHVALVRGDVAGAEDVLVRVHSRCLTGDVFHSHRCDCGSQLEAAMRMVVEADAGVIVYLDQEGRGIGLLNKLRAYELQDEGHDTVEANEALGFPPDLRNYGIGAQILVDLGLHSIRVLTNNPKKLAGLEGFGLVIRDRLPLEFGGVDDRLVRYLRTKREKLGHLTGSA
- the nusB gene encoding transcription antitermination factor NusB, with amino-acid sequence MRPTARTHVHSRARSWALNLLYAWEVGGEGTPLEHAAQSLVHRRMSERYRPHVRRLLETAGRHLAEVDATIAHHASNWRIERLHAIDRNILRIGIVELLWFEDVPPRVAIHEALKLARRYGSPDSPRFLNGVLDAVLKAREAGS